The Providencia rettgeri genome includes a window with the following:
- a CDS encoding Regulatory phage protein cox has product MSGKELEKYLQVHYPVDAVPYKKFADLIGKSEAAVKNMVDRNKLPLIVWQNPDSDGDVKTRGENWVYIPEFNRAMRDAFLNRPKEQRDAWLLWVGL; this is encoded by the coding sequence ATGAGCGGTAAAGAATTAGAAAAGTATTTGCAAGTTCATTATCCAGTTGATGCAGTTCCTTATAAAAAATTCGCTGATTTAATAGGGAAAAGTGAAGCTGCGGTAAAAAACATGGTTGATAGAAACAAACTGCCATTGATTGTTTGGCAAAATCCAGACAGTGACGGGGATGTTAAAACGCGTGGTGAAAACTGGGTTTATATTCCTGAATTCAACCGCGCAATGCGTGATGCATTTTTGAATAGACCAAAAGAGCAACGGGATGCATGGTTGCTTTGGGTGGGCTTGTAA
- a CDS encoding Domain of Uncharacterised Function with PDB structure, which yields MKRKHELKLAPHYFHLVQDGLKTAEFRRADRDFQVGDELFLREFNSINRPYASYTGNAISCLITDITKINEVYPELRALPPFVMISFSVIRIEDNYRG from the coding sequence ATGAAAAGAAAACATGAGCTCAAGCTAGCTCCTCATTACTTTCATCTCGTTCAAGATGGTTTGAAAACAGCCGAGTTTCGCCGTGCTGATAGAGATTTTCAGGTAGGTGATGAACTATTTTTACGTGAATTCAATTCAATCAATAGACCTTATGCCAGTTACACCGGCAATGCTATCTCATGTCTCATCACTGATATCACAAAAATTAATGAGGTTTACCCAGAGTTAAGGGCATTACCTCCTTTTGTGATGATTTCATTTTCAGTTATTCGAATTGAGGATAATTATCGTGGCTAA
- a CDS encoding Bacteriophage replication gene A protein (GPA), with protein sequence MSKVLDFTTLPLTYTADMVFPYPWNKPKDNDYYKSDIERPLTREQIVQGQAILSDIQTLPRVLRYRYQKHYDNLLKESGLRKAYDFLYYRFHQQIWQRLLVINARYEIETKALLTISTRLSPDVSQYNRLFDLNDKSVKKLAEIIAVGFSNLYEIYCDKFTEQNNGEREVIYQDSIQTEIYARLAELVKGLHVAPLHYKAYCRVLKNRKKGKGKQNLEIRKVIAAVQRLVNADFWCRKLKAHRTQWLEALMIANMDVCQNRNPYASKQAIRAVQAQRLSNMQYLQGMDIQDVETGERFDLFDKVMASVSNPEIRRMELMAQMAGIERVAKERGDIGMFITMTCPSKYHPTKLRKRKKDVIAVLNSKWKNEAYTPKDGQQYLVKVWSRIRSAFNDNNINVYGVRGCRTAS encoded by the coding sequence ATGTCTAAGGTATTAGATTTCACCACGTTACCGCTGACTTATACCGCGGATATGGTATTTCCCTATCCGTGGAATAAGCCAAAAGATAATGATTACTATAAATCTGATATAGAAAGACCGCTTACCCGTGAACAAATTGTTCAGGGGCAAGCGATTTTAAGTGATATTCAAACCTTGCCGCGTGTTCTGCGCTATCGCTATCAAAAACACTATGACAATTTATTAAAAGAAAGTGGGCTACGTAAAGCCTACGACTTTTTATATTACCGTTTCCATCAGCAGATATGGCAAAGATTGCTTGTTATCAATGCACGTTATGAAATTGAAACAAAAGCATTATTAACAATATCAACTCGTTTATCGCCTGATGTTAGCCAATATAACCGGTTGTTTGATTTGAATGATAAATCGGTGAAAAAGCTGGCTGAAATTATTGCTGTTGGTTTCTCTAATTTGTATGAAATCTATTGCGATAAGTTTACAGAACAGAATAACGGTGAGCGTGAAGTTATCTATCAAGATTCAATACAAACAGAAATTTACGCGCGTTTGGCTGAGTTGGTGAAAGGGCTACATGTTGCCCCGCTTCATTATAAAGCCTACTGCCGAGTTTTGAAAAATCGCAAAAAAGGCAAAGGTAAACAAAATCTAGAAATTAGAAAAGTGATAGCGGCTGTACAGCGCTTGGTTAATGCGGACTTTTGGTGTCGGAAGTTAAAAGCCCATCGCACTCAATGGCTAGAAGCCTTAATGATTGCCAATATGGATGTTTGCCAGAATCGCAACCCATACGCTAGTAAACAGGCTATTCGCGCAGTGCAAGCGCAGCGTTTGTCTAATATGCAATACCTACAAGGCATGGATATTCAGGATGTTGAAACCGGTGAACGCTTTGATCTGTTCGATAAAGTGATGGCGAGTGTTTCAAATCCTGAAATTCGCCGCATGGAACTTATGGCTCAAATGGCGGGGATTGAACGCGTAGCGAAAGAACGCGGTGATATTGGAATGTTTATCACTATGACTTGCCCGTCAAAATATCACCCAACAAAGCTACGTAAACGCAAAAAAGACGTGATCGCAGTACTTAACAGCAAATGGAAAAATGAGGCCTACACACCAAAGGACGGGCAACAGTACTTAGTCAAAGTTTGGTCGCGTATTCGTTCGGCATTTAATGATAATAACATTAATGTTTATGGTGTTCGGGGTTGTCGAACCGCATCATGA
- the cpxP gene encoding Periplasmic protein CpxP precursor, giving the protein MLRTTHSKVHNTVHKTAMLVLASAFVFGPAVAFAEEPQSAANESSTPLMLQMQSEPTTKPTGNAVVPFQHHELFSSEERASTFMFNGITLNEKQRQQLRDLMATQRHYHVDNSALVKEREALHKLIIADSFDDKAVREELEKRMQKELEQRVEMARIHHELYQLLTPEQKTELEHIHQQEMNQHKMAEFQAMQFQ; this is encoded by the coding sequence ATGCTGAGAACAACACATAGCAAAGTACATAATACAGTACATAAAACCGCAATGTTAGTTTTAGCTTCTGCGTTTGTGTTCGGACCAGCGGTTGCTTTTGCAGAAGAGCCACAAAGTGCTGCAAATGAAAGTTCAACACCTTTGATGTTACAGATGCAGTCCGAGCCAACGACTAAGCCAACAGGCAATGCGGTTGTGCCCTTTCAACATCATGAGTTATTTAGCAGTGAAGAACGTGCCAGTACCTTTATGTTTAATGGTATCACGTTAAATGAAAAACAGCGTCAGCAATTACGTGATTTAATGGCAACACAGCGCCATTATCATGTTGATAACTCTGCTTTAGTTAAAGAACGTGAAGCACTGCACAAATTAATTATAGCGGATAGCTTTGATGACAAAGCGGTTCGTGAAGAACTTGAAAAACGAATGCAAAAAGAACTGGAACAACGTGTTGAAATGGCTCGAATTCATCATGAATTGTACCAGTTGTTAACGCCAGAACAGAAAACAGAGCTTGAACACATTCACCAACAAGAAATGAATCAGCATAAAATGGCAGAATTTCAAGCGATGCAGTTTCAGTAA
- the xerD_4 gene encoding Tyrosine recombinase XerD produces the protein MPIKKTDDGRYMVDIRPLGRNGNRIRKTFDKKSEAIAFERYTMANAKRAGTKADRRLLSDLLELWWLYYGQTTENGSIEKRQLKKTIKFLGDPAINRLNKQVLLEHRSDRLLSGTSAATINRDMYRLSGMISTLKKLEVFNADNPLNGLPPLKETPPEMTFLTHDEISLLLSQLSSEEKKIAIFCMSTGARWGEAATLQSKQVKNGRVTFLKTKNGKSRIVPISEELEKEIKTKQTGLLFDVDYESFRLKLKAVKPDLPDGQATHVLRHTFASHFMMNGGNIVALQQILGHANIQQTMAYAHLAPDYLQFAITLNPLNGGISI, from the coding sequence ATGCCAATTAAAAAAACCGATGATGGTCGATATATGGTGGACATTAGACCTCTTGGACGGAACGGAAACCGGATCAGGAAAACATTCGATAAAAAATCAGAAGCGATTGCCTTTGAACGTTACACAATGGCGAATGCTAAAAGAGCGGGAACGAAAGCAGATAGGCGGCTTTTAAGTGACCTATTAGAACTTTGGTGGCTTTATTATGGCCAAACAACTGAAAATGGTTCGATAGAGAAAAGACAACTTAAAAAAACAATTAAGTTTCTTGGTGACCCCGCAATTAACAGATTGAATAAACAAGTATTACTTGAGCATCGTAGTGATAGGTTACTAAGTGGAACAAGTGCAGCGACTATTAATCGCGATATGTATCGTTTATCAGGCATGATTTCTACACTCAAAAAGCTTGAGGTGTTTAATGCAGATAATCCACTTAACGGCTTGCCACCTCTCAAAGAAACGCCGCCTGAAATGACATTCTTAACTCATGATGAAATTAGTTTATTGCTATCTCAGCTATCATCAGAAGAAAAGAAAATCGCCATATTTTGTATGAGCACAGGCGCAAGGTGGGGAGAGGCAGCAACACTACAGAGTAAACAAGTAAAAAATGGGCGAGTTACTTTTCTAAAAACTAAAAATGGGAAATCACGCATAGTTCCTATTTCTGAGGAATTAGAAAAGGAGATAAAAACTAAGCAAACCGGCTTATTGTTTGATGTTGATTACGAAAGTTTCAGGCTGAAACTAAAAGCTGTTAAACCTGATTTGCCAGACGGTCAAGCTACGCACGTTCTTAGGCATACTTTCGCAAGTCACTTCATGATGAATGGTGGCAATATTGTTGCGCTGCAACAAATATTAGGTCACGCCAATATTCAACAGACAATGGCTTATGCTCACTTAGCCCCTGATTATTTGCAATTTGCTATTACCTTAAATCCATTAAATGGGGGTATTAGTATTTAA
- a CDS encoding 30S ribosomal protein S1: protein MTEKNLLIDTNIVTESDVEQHDVYTLLTKAPPDGLGLKTEDILTKHNVRGMLIKKRANKKNHYPDYVIGINGLPVVVIEVKKPNEDLQEAFSEARLYASEINAQYPNNINPLTKLVATDGNTWLLGYWDSDNIEVEVTESSSFSENFAQLIDFLKRSSLLKDVEIINKKLFPQVYFRPLRYVGGERIQNEEIGFNSFGDKLISQYRHIFNPNSVEDRKFIAINGYISSTKNKRYFDPINNVINNRVIDYSLDGTVINDLKNPHELVNGLKKRRELEGKIILLIGSVGSGKTTFIDHLIEKVIPEDIKKETLWVRINMNNSPVNKDEIYDWVRERIINELKNLHSEIDFESLDIMRRIYSVEINSFNKGLGALLSDENERNRELFNIIKENESNLNKKTSCYTRYLGSERSKLIIVVLDNCDKRTRDEQLLMFEVAQWLQNEFRVLIMLPLRDETYDNHRNRPPLDTAIKDMVFKIEPPMFQEVLLSRVQLILNKMGAKSNNKIQYDLGNGISVECGRDEESIYLTSIVRAIFIYDKEIRRIIVGLAGKNIRRALEIFMEFCTSGHITSGEILKIRQQKGSYSLPLYIITRVLLRMNKRFYKSDTSYLKNLFAITTSDTTPNYFTRYIILKWFHDKYSSVGTSGYRGYFSVRDLTESIAKYGISEDVIFREVNYLIKGFCLESERFTTDIVDENDLLKITSTGFVHLDMVSNINYLAAISEDTDYDSDAVAKEIASAMGEKGSLYDKEIVAKNAKLIMDYLSEWQDKHDSLASHILSDNEFSVLSDFNASKEYVERFNESLKDPLWTEFESKNHVGDTIKGIIKSVHDKYGIFVKLSEQGDITGLIYKAKCPEDYMRKYRKNQEITVRIDNDIDSVGKRVSLSIVEIN from the coding sequence ATGACCGAGAAAAATTTGTTAATAGATACAAATATTGTAACGGAAAGTGATGTAGAACAGCATGATGTATATACCCTTCTAACTAAGGCCCCACCTGATGGACTAGGTTTAAAAACAGAAGATATACTTACTAAACATAATGTAAGGGGGATGCTGATAAAAAAAAGAGCTAATAAAAAAAATCACTACCCTGATTATGTAATTGGAATCAATGGGTTACCTGTTGTAGTAATTGAGGTTAAAAAACCAAATGAAGATCTTCAGGAGGCATTTAGTGAGGCTAGGCTTTATGCATCAGAAATTAATGCTCAGTACCCAAATAATATAAATCCTCTCACTAAATTAGTAGCTACTGATGGGAATACATGGTTACTGGGTTACTGGGATTCAGATAATATTGAGGTTGAAGTAACTGAATCTAGCTCATTTAGTGAAAATTTCGCACAACTGATTGATTTTTTAAAACGCTCATCGTTATTAAAAGATGTTGAAATCATTAATAAAAAATTATTTCCACAGGTTTATTTTCGACCATTAAGGTATGTTGGTGGAGAGCGAATCCAAAATGAAGAAATTGGTTTTAATTCATTTGGTGATAAATTAATATCTCAATATAGACATATTTTTAATCCAAATAGTGTTGAAGATAGAAAGTTTATTGCAATTAATGGTTATATATCTTCAACTAAAAATAAAAGGTATTTTGACCCAATTAATAATGTAATAAATAACCGCGTTATAGATTACTCTTTAGATGGAACAGTAATTAATGATTTAAAAAACCCTCACGAATTAGTGAATGGTTTAAAAAAGAGAAGAGAGTTAGAAGGTAAAATAATTCTTCTCATAGGTAGTGTTGGTTCAGGTAAAACAACGTTTATAGACCATTTAATAGAAAAAGTCATACCAGAGGACATAAAAAAAGAAACTTTATGGGTTAGAATTAATATGAATAACTCACCCGTAAATAAAGATGAGATATATGACTGGGTTAGAGAAAGAATAATTAATGAACTAAAAAATCTTCATTCAGAAATAGACTTTGAAAGTCTAGATATAATGAGAAGAATTTATTCAGTAGAAATAAACAGCTTTAATAAGGGGTTAGGTGCATTACTGAGTGATGAAAATGAGAGAAATAGGGAACTATTTAATATAATTAAAGAAAATGAATCAAATCTAAATAAAAAAACATCATGTTATACGAGGTATTTGGGTTCTGAGAGAAGTAAATTAATAATAGTTGTATTAGATAATTGTGACAAACGGACTAGAGATGAACAGTTATTAATGTTCGAAGTAGCACAATGGTTACAAAATGAATTTAGAGTATTAATCATGCTGCCACTACGTGATGAAACATATGACAATCATAGGAATCGACCACCTCTAGATACAGCAATCAAAGATATGGTGTTTAAAATTGAACCACCAATGTTCCAAGAGGTTTTATTATCACGAGTACAGTTAATACTAAACAAAATGGGCGCTAAATCTAATAATAAAATTCAGTATGACCTAGGTAACGGTATATCTGTTGAGTGTGGCCGAGATGAGGAATCAATATATTTAACATCTATAGTTAGAGCAATTTTTATTTATGATAAAGAAATAAGACGTATTATTGTTGGGCTTGCTGGAAAGAATATCAGAAGAGCTTTAGAAATATTTATGGAATTTTGCACTAGTGGCCATATAACCAGTGGCGAAATTTTAAAAATAAGGCAACAAAAAGGAAGTTATTCTTTACCTTTATATATAATAACTAGGGTTCTCCTTCGCATGAATAAAAGATTTTACAAAAGTGATACCTCATATTTGAAAAATCTATTTGCAATAACAACAAGTGATACAACTCCTAATTATTTTACTCGATATATTATTCTTAAATGGTTTCATGATAAATACTCATCCGTAGGTACATCAGGATATAGAGGTTATTTTTCTGTTAGAGATTTAACGGAAAGCATAGCTAAATATGGTATATCCGAAGATGTAATATTTAGAGAAGTTAATTATCTAATAAAGGGCTTCTGTTTAGAATCAGAGCGCTTTACAACAGATATTGTTGATGAGAATGATTTATTAAAAATAACATCGACAGGATTCGTTCATTTAGACATGGTATCAAATATTAATTACCTTGCTGCTATTTCTGAAGATACTGATTATGACTCAGACGCCGTCGCAAAAGAAATTGCTAGTGCCATGGGGGAAAAAGGAAGCCTTTATGATAAGGAAATCGTAGCTAAAAATGCAAAGTTGATAATGGATTATTTATCGGAATGGCAAGATAAGCATGATTCTTTAGCTAGCCATATTTTAAGTGATAACGAGTTCTCTGTATTATCTGATTTTAATGCATCTAAAGAGTATGTTGAACGCTTTAATGAAAGTTTAAAAGATCCACTATGGACTGAGTTTGAATCAAAAAATCATGTTGGTGATACTATAAAAGGTATAATTAAAAGTGTTCATGATAAATATGGTATTTTTGTCAAACTATCAGAACAAGGCGACATAACTGGGTTAATCTATAAAGCTAAATGTCCTGAAGATTACATGAGAAAATATAGGAAAAACCAAGAAATAACAGTAAGAATCGATAATGATATTGATTCCGTAGGCAAAAGAGTATCTTTAAGCATTGTTGAAATAAATTAA
- a CDS encoding conjugal transfer protein TraR gives MSKEIDRASDHEMLMREQQIKTITNRLVSVSAFECEDCDKPISEARRIASQGCTRCIDCQTIFELKSKHYRSV, from the coding sequence ATGTCTAAAGAAATTGACCGCGCCAGTGACCACGAAATGCTCATGCGTGAGCAACAAATCAAAACCATTACTAATCGTTTAGTCAGTGTTTCCGCTTTTGAATGTGAAGACTGCGACAAGCCTATTTCAGAAGCACGCCGCATTGCATCACAGGGTTGCACTCGCTGCATTGATTGCCAAACGATTTTTGAGCTTAAAAGTAAACATTATCGGAGCGTGTGA
- the rfbB gene encoding dTDP-glucose 4,6-dehydratase, translated as MKIFVTGGAGFIGSAVIRHIINNTNDSVVNIDKLTYAGNLESLASISESPNYIFAQADICDSAVIKQLFDLHQPDVVMHLAAESHVDRSIDGPSEFIQTNIIVPILY; from the coding sequence GTGAAAATATTCGTGACTGGTGGCGCAGGCTTTATTGGTTCTGCTGTTATTCGCCATATTATTAATAATACTAACGACAGTGTTGTTAATATTGATAAATTAACTTATGCAGGAAATTTAGAATCTTTAGCATCAATTTCTGAAAGCCCCAACTATATATTTGCTCAAGCCGATATTTGTGATTCTGCAGTCATTAAACAACTCTTTGATCTGCACCAACCCGATGTGGTGATGCACTTAGCAGCTGAATCCCATGTTGACCGCTCTATCGATGGCCCAAGTGAATTTATTCAAACGAATATTATCGTACCTATACTTTATTAG
- a CDS encoding Bacteriophage replication gene A protein (GPA), which produces MIITLMFMVFGVVEPHHDGTPHWHMLLFVDKASRADAIDIMRKRALKEDGDEAGAHKYRFECKHMNRGGAVGYIAKYIAKNIDGYALDGEIDHETGKDLKSMAAAVTAWASTWRIPQFHFYKLPSKGAYRECRRSCLRGVSIADQLGEVAERVRAAADSGDFFEYVMSQGGPCIRRSEETIRVAREISDVNVYGEDVQKVVGIYNQLKAGTPVIKTRDRKYQIVKKSAVDVDLNLLRSDSGAPRSPVNNCRSRITSNLSDVQFYEPEHGSGEVCNIKEYGFAFIETNAQNAAESEISHENQQRQISNIELSESDKGTQSEIVTFANEVGIHFDIPQIKTMFINGLGVSNGLYFIKVDGGRLRLSLSRDGKEQKQRELKAQKKAINEKYKQRYFTAIEKINKMINQKLTK; this is translated from the coding sequence ATGATAATAACATTAATGTTTATGGTGTTCGGGGTTGTCGAACCGCATCATGACGGTACACCACATTGGCACATGCTACTTTTTGTTGATAAGGCAAGCAGGGCTGATGCCATTGATATTATGCGCAAGCGTGCATTAAAAGAAGATGGTGACGAGGCCGGCGCACATAAATACCGTTTTGAATGTAAACACATGAACCGCGGTGGTGCAGTAGGCTATATCGCAAAATATATCGCTAAAAATATCGACGGTTACGCCCTTGATGGTGAGATAGACCACGAAACCGGTAAAGATTTAAAAAGTATGGCGGCGGCTGTTACTGCGTGGGCTTCGACTTGGCGTATACCACAATTTCATTTCTATAAACTCCCATCAAAAGGCGCTTATCGAGAGTGTCGTCGTTCTTGTTTGCGTGGTGTTTCTATTGCTGATCAGCTTGGCGAAGTTGCAGAGCGCGTACGTGCGGCAGCAGATAGCGGTGATTTCTTTGAATATGTGATGTCACAAGGTGGCCCATGCATTCGCCGGAGTGAAGAAACGATACGCGTGGCTCGTGAGATCAGTGATGTAAATGTCTACGGTGAAGATGTTCAGAAAGTTGTTGGTATCTACAACCAATTAAAAGCTGGCACTCCAGTCATTAAAACGCGTGACAGAAAGTATCAAATCGTCAAGAAGAGCGCCGTTGACGTTGACCTTAATCTTTTAAGAAGCGACAGCGGAGCGCCTCGGAGTCCTGTCAATAACTGTAGATCGCGGATCACATCCAATCTATCAGATGTGCAATTTTACGAGCCTGAGCACGGCTCAGGTGAAGTATGCAACATCAAGGAATACGGTTTTGCATTTATAGAAACAAACGCACAGAACGCAGCAGAGAGCGAAATATCGCATGAAAACCAACAAAGACAGATTTCAAACATTGAATTAAGTGAGAGTGATAAAGGAACTCAGTCTGAAATAGTCACTTTTGCTAATGAAGTCGGCATTCATTTCGATATTCCACAAATTAAAACCATGTTCATTAACGGTTTAGGTGTAAGTAATGGACTGTATTTTATAAAAGTTGACGGAGGGCGATTGAGATTGAGTTTAAGCAGAGATGGAAAAGAACAGAAACAGAGAGAGTTGAAGGCACAAAAAAAGGCAATTAATGAAAAATATAAGCAACGCTATTTCACTGCAATAGAGAAAATTAATAAAATGATAAATCAGAAACTAACTAAATAA
- the yycF gene encoding Transcriptional regulatory protein YycF, with product MHKILLVDDDRELTSLLKELLEMEGFNVVIAYDGEQALQQIDSSIDLLLLDVMMPKKNGIETLKELRQIHQTPVIMLTARGSELDKVLGLELGADDYLPKPFNDRELVARIRALLRRSNWSEQTQGDNSNTPVLQVDKLQLNPGRQEASFDEEILDLTGTEFTLLYLLAQHLGQVVSREHLSQEVLGKRLTPFDRAIDMHISNLRRKLPERTDGQPWFKTLRGRGYLMVSAT from the coding sequence ATGCATAAAATCCTATTAGTTGATGACGACCGTGAACTCACGTCGCTGTTAAAAGAACTGCTGGAAATGGAAGGTTTCAATGTTGTCATCGCCTATGATGGTGAACAGGCATTACAGCAAATTGACTCATCCATTGACCTGTTACTACTTGATGTCATGATGCCGAAAAAAAATGGTATTGAGACATTAAAAGAACTGCGCCAAATCCATCAGACCCCTGTTATCATGTTAACGGCTCGCGGTAGTGAGTTAGATAAGGTTCTGGGCCTAGAACTCGGTGCAGACGACTATCTACCTAAACCGTTCAATGACCGTGAACTGGTAGCACGTATTCGTGCTTTATTACGCCGTTCTAACTGGAGCGAGCAAACTCAAGGCGACAATAGCAATACCCCTGTTTTACAAGTTGATAAACTGCAACTTAACCCAGGTCGCCAAGAAGCCAGCTTTGATGAGGAAATTTTGGACTTAACAGGGACAGAATTTACGTTGTTATATCTACTCGCACAGCACCTAGGCCAAGTGGTTTCTCGTGAACACCTTAGCCAAGAAGTACTTGGGAAGCGCTTAACACCGTTTGACCGTGCTATTGATATGCATATTTCAAACTTACGCCGCAAACTTCCAGAACGCACTGATGGCCAGCCGTGGTTTAAAACTCTACGTGGCCGCGGATACTTAATGGTTTCTGCCACATGA
- the dam_2 gene encoding DNA adenine methylase — MAKSNKTILKWAGSKVRIMEQLRPHLPKTKRLVEPFAGSCAVMMNTDYEQYLIADANPDLIGLYHCISDPIEDFFESLSFCWERFNKREIYNSVRDRFNCDSNQHVYNRAADFLILNRHCYNGLCRYNQKGGFNVPFGKYKKPYFPEKEIIAFEKKAQLADIVCLEWQDTLSLVEDNDGVYCDPPYMGNNFTQYHTAGFTDADHEALAIALKDINDIQGNPITVSNSPEAKALYADLGFTIHEIEAPRTIAGNGKRMPAKEIIAVLAGVN, encoded by the coding sequence GTGGCTAAATCAAATAAAACTATCCTCAAGTGGGCTGGCTCTAAAGTTCGTATCATGGAGCAATTACGCCCACACTTACCAAAAACTAAACGCTTAGTCGAGCCGTTCGCAGGCTCATGCGCTGTGATGATGAATACTGACTATGAGCAGTATTTAATTGCTGACGCTAACCCTGATTTAATTGGACTATATCACTGCATCTCAGACCCTATAGAAGATTTTTTTGAGTCGTTATCATTTTGCTGGGAAAGATTCAATAAAAGAGAAATCTATAATTCAGTTCGAGATAGATTTAACTGTGATTCTAATCAACATGTATACAATAGAGCCGCTGACTTTTTGATATTAAACCGCCATTGCTACAATGGGTTATGCCGCTATAACCAAAAAGGCGGATTCAATGTTCCTTTCGGAAAATATAAAAAACCTTACTTTCCTGAAAAAGAAATAATTGCTTTCGAGAAGAAAGCGCAACTTGCCGATATAGTTTGCCTTGAATGGCAAGACACACTTTCATTAGTTGAAGACAATGACGGCGTTTATTGCGACCCGCCATACATGGGTAATAACTTTACTCAATATCACACAGCCGGCTTTACCGATGCAGACCACGAAGCATTAGCAATTGCTCTAAAAGATATTAATGATATCCAAGGTAACCCGATCACCGTTTCTAATTCACCAGAAGCAAAGGCGCTTTATGCTGACCTAGGCTTTACTATCCATGAAATCGAAGCACCGCGCACCATTGCTGGTAATGGAAAGAGAATGCCGGCTAAAGAAATTATTGCTGTTTTAGCGGGGGTTAATTAA
- the cpxA gene encoding Sensor protein CpxA, translating to MINSLTARIFAIFWFTLALVLMLVLMVPKLDSRQITVLMESEQRQGEMLEQHIEAELAQAPMNDLLWWRRISNAIKKWAPPGQRLIIVTSEGRVIGAMPSEMQVIRNFIGQSDNADHPKKKKYGRAEILGPFSIRDGEDHYQLYLVRPASSPQSDFINLLFDRPFLLLIATMLISAPLLLWLSWSLARPARKLKMAADDVAKGNLRPHPELEAGPQEFLSAGNSFNQMISALDGMVSAQQRLISDISHELRTPLTRLQLATALLRRRHGESKELERIETETHRLDSMINDLLVLSRSQHKNEILRENIKADELWGDILDDASFEAEQMNKTLEVTSHPGPWPLYCNPSAVGSAFENIVRNALRYSHTHIAVISKKKITVFSSPSMMMAPVLALLTASTFSAHSTALMKLETEKQAVLV from the coding sequence ATGATCAACAGCTTAACCGCAAGGATCTTTGCGATCTTCTGGTTTACCCTCGCACTAGTATTAATGCTAGTGCTGATGGTGCCCAAGCTCGACTCTCGGCAAATCACCGTCCTGATGGAAAGTGAACAACGCCAAGGGGAGATGCTTGAGCAGCATATTGAAGCCGAACTCGCACAAGCTCCGATGAATGACCTACTTTGGTGGCGGCGTATTTCTAACGCTATCAAAAAATGGGCACCTCCCGGCCAACGGTTGATTATCGTCACCAGTGAAGGCCGTGTGATTGGTGCAATGCCAAGTGAAATGCAGGTAATACGTAACTTTATTGGGCAGTCCGATAACGCGGATCACCCGAAAAAGAAAAAATATGGACGAGCCGAAATCCTCGGTCCTTTCTCCATTCGTGATGGGGAAGACCACTACCAACTATATTTAGTTCGCCCAGCAAGCAGCCCACAATCTGACTTTATTAATTTATTGTTTGATAGGCCTTTCTTATTACTGATTGCCACCATGCTGATCAGTGCTCCACTATTATTATGGTTATCTTGGAGTCTCGCCCGCCCTGCTCGTAAATTAAAAATGGCCGCGGACGATGTAGCGAAAGGAAATTTACGTCCACACCCAGAACTAGAAGCCGGTCCGCAAGAGTTCTTGTCTGCGGGAAATAGCTTTAACCAGATGATCAGTGCCCTTGATGGTATGGTTAGCGCGCAGCAACGCTTAATCTCTGATATTTCTCATGAATTACGCACTCCACTGACTCGTTTGCAACTGGCAACCGCCTTATTGCGCCGTCGCCATGGGGAAAGTAAAGAGCTAGAACGCATCGAAACCGAGACCCATCGCCTAGATAGCATGATTAACGATTTACTGGTGTTATCCCGCAGCCAGCATAAAAACGAAATCTTGCGTGAGAATATCAAAGCCGATGAACTTTGGGGTGATATCCTAGATGATGCTAGCTTTGAAGCTGAGCAAATGAACAAAACGCTCGAAGTCACTTCTCACCCAGGGCCTTGGCCGTTATATTGCAACCCTTCTGCCGTCGGTAGTGCATTTGAAAATATTGTGCGTAACGCATTACGTTATTCGCATACACACATTGCCGTGATTTCAAAGAAGAAAATAACGGTATTCTCATCACCGTCGATGATGATGGCCCCGGTGTTAGCCCTGCTGACCGCGAGCACATTTTCCGCCCATTCTACCGCACTGATGAAGCTCGAGACCGAGAAACAGGCGGTACTGGTTTAG